The sequence below is a genomic window from Thermorudis peleae.
CGAGCCTGATCCAAGCTCAGGCTCGCTCGACCTCTGCCTGGCTCACGGCTGCGACAATCGCGGCGACGTCCTCGGCGCTCGGCTGGTCCGTGATGGTCACCTGGCCAGGAGCTGTTGGCAGCACCCAGGTAAGGCGGCCGTGCACGGCTTTCTTGTCATAGGGCAAGCGGGCCAACACCGCCGCGGCATCGCCGATGAACTGGCGCGGCAGGCCAAGCCGGTCGAGCAGCGCGTCCTGCCGCGCCACCAGCCTGTCGTCAGCCAGGCCGAGGCGTTGGGCAAGGCGCACTTCCGCTCGCATGCCCAACGCGACAGCCTCCCCATGACGGTAGCGGTAGGCAGCGGCCTCGAAGGCGTGGCCGAACGTGTGGCCGTAGTTCAGGATGCGCCGCAGGCCATCCTCGCGCTCGTCGGCTTGCACCACTGCGGCCTTAATCGCCACATTGTGCTGGATCAGCGCGGTCATCTCAGCCGGTTCGAGCCGCAGCGTCTCGAGCGGTGCTGCCTCCAGCGCGGCAAGCAGCGCCGGATGCGACGCGCCCGTCGCGGTACACTCGATCATCGCGTGTTTGACGACTTCAGCCCAGCCGGCACGCAGCTCAGCATCGGGTAGTGTTGTGAGCGTCTCCGGGTCGATGACGACCAATGCCGGCTGGTAGAACGCGCCAATGAGATTCTTGCCAAACCGGTGGTTGACCGCGGTCTTGCCGCCGACGCTCGCGTCGACCATGGCGAGCAGGCTCGTCGGCACCTGGGCAAAGCCAATGCCGCGCAGCACGACCGCGGCAACGAAGCCCGCCAGATCGCCGACGACACCGCCGCCGACCGCGACGACGACATCCCGCCGATCAACGCGGCAAGCGAGGAGCCAATCGAGCAGGTCACCAGCCGTTTCCCACGACTTGCTCGCTTCGCCAGCCGGTACCGCTCGTGACTCGACCCGCAGCCCAGCGCTGGCAAGCGCGTCAGTGACGCGGGTGCCCCAGTGCGGCCAGACTTGCTGGTCGCTCACGACGAAGGTTGTCCGCGCCTGGGGCCAGCGCTGGCTGACCAATGTCCCCAGTTCTCCAATCACCCCAGGCCCGATGACGATGTCGCTGCGGCCAGCCTGGCCCAGCAGTGAGAGCGCAGGCACCAGGCCGCGGCGCTGGCGTTCGGCAACGGCCCGGGCGATCTCGGCTGCGAGTTCTTCCGGCGTGCGGCCATCAGTATCAACAGTGAGGTCGGCACGGGCGTAGAAGTGGCGGCGGGCTTCCCACAACTGCGCGAGACGTGCGGCAGGATCGCCCTGGAGCAGAGGACGATCGCGGCCAGGCTGCGCGCCAGACTGCGCTCGCAGGCGGGCCAGTAACGTCGGCAGGCTCGCCCGCAAGTGGACGATGACGCTGCCCGGGCGGAGCGCGGCCCAGTTTGCTTCGTCAAGCACAACGCCTCCGCCCGTCGCCACCACCGTCCGGCGTTGGCGGGCCGCAATCCGGACGGCCTCGCGCTCGGCTGCCCGAAAGACCGGCTCGCCGTAGCGCCGGAAGATTTCGGCGACGGGACAGCCAAAGCGCGCCTCAACGAGCGCGTCTGTATCGACGAGCGCGTAGCCAAGCTGTCGCGCCAGCGCCTGCCCGACGACCGTTTTGCCTGTTCCGCTTAACCCCACCAGCACCACGCGCTCTGGAAGTTGCATGCTCGTGTGCGCTCCTCCCCTGACCCGCGCAACTGGGGTAATTCTAGAGGGTAGCGTGTATGATGTGCGGAGAGCATGGGTGCCTGCGCGTTGCGCATGGACAAAGGATGAAGGGAAGGAGGAGTGATGCGACCCAAGGTCACCATTGTCGGGGCGGGGATGGTCGGGTCAACGACAGCCCAGTACCTGGCGCAACGCAATATTGCCGACATTGTGCTCATCGACATCGTCGAGAACTTACCCCAGGGCAAAGCGCTCGATTTGCTCGAAGCTGGCCCGGTGCTCGGCTATGACTGCCTGGTCAGCGGCGCCAACGACTACGCGGCGACGGCAAACTCGGACGTCATCGTGATTACCTCGGGCTCACCACGCAAGCCCGGCATGAGCCGCGACGACTTGCTGCGCGTCAACATGAACATTGTGCGTTCGGTCGTCGAGCAAGCTGCGCCGCTGTCGCCCAACGCTGTCATCATCGTGGTGACGAACCCGCTGGATGCGATGTGCCATGTTGCGCTCGAGACGTCAGGCTTCCCGGCAGCGCGTGTGGTCGGCCAGGCTGGTGTGCTTGACGCCGCCCGCTTCCGTGCCTTCGTTGCCCAGGAACTCGGCGTTTCGCCGCGTGATGTCACGGCCTGCGTGCTTGGCGGCCACGGCGACACCATGGTACCGCTCCCACGCTATTCGACCGTCGCTGGCATTCCCGTCACCGCGTTGCTCCCGCAGGATCGCATCGAGGCGATCGTCGAGCGGACACGCGACGGCGGCGGCGAGATCGTGCGACTGCTCGGCACCAGCGCCTACTACGCCCCTGGCGCCGCTGTCGCTGAAATGGTCGAGGCCGTGCTCCTCGATGAAAACCGGGTGCTCGCGTGTAGCACCTATCTCACTGGTCAGTACGGCATCACGAATCTCTACGTCGGCGTGCCCGTTGTGCTCGGCGCGGGCGGGGTCAAGCGCGTGATCGAGCTGGAGCTGACGGAAGAGGAGCGGGCGGCGCTGCACCGCTCGGCTGATGCCGTGCGCACCTTGGTTGAGGCAATGCGAAACCTCTAGCGACACGCACGAGGAGGAGCGGACGATGGCGACGTTGCGTCCATCCCAGCCTGTCAGCGACGAGGCTCGAATGCTGAGCGTCGACGAGGCCCGGGCGCGCATTCTGGCCGCGTTCCTGCCGCTGCCCCCGACCCGGCTACCAGTCTCACGGGCGTTGGGACGCGTCCTGGCCGAACCGGTTGTCGCACCGTCGCCAGTGCCGCCGTTCACCAACGCGGCGATGGACGGCTACGCGCTCCGCGCGGCCGACATCGCCGCCGCCAGCCGCGAGCGCCCGGTCTGGCTCACGGTCATTGGTGAGCTACCGGCCGGGCGCCCGGCGACGTTGCCGCCGCTCGAGCCTGGCCAGGCGGTGCGGATCATGACAGGGGCAGTGCTACCGCCGGGCGCTGACACCGTCGTGCGCTTCGAGGATACGAGTGAGGTCGAACAGCCAGGAGCAGGCCGCACTGGCAGCACGATCGCTGTCTACCGGCCGACGCCGCAGGGCGAGAACGTGCGGCTGGCCGGCGAGGACGTCCCGGCCGGTCACATGGTCCTGCCAGCTGGCACGGTACTCTTGCCAGCGCAGCTCGGGCTGCTGTCCGCGCTCGGACTCACCTGGGTGTCTGTGCATCGCGCGCCGCGTGTTGCCATTCTGGCAACCGGCGACGAGGTGGTTGATCCCGGCTGGCCGCTGCTGCCCGGACAAATCCGGAACAGCAACAACACCATGGTGTTTGGACTCACGCAGCTCTGCGGCGGCGAGCCGACGCTGCTTGGCGTGGCTCGTGACGATCCGGATGCACTGCGCTGGCGCCTGCGCTACGCTGACGCCTTCGATGTCGTGCTGACCTCAGGCGGCGTCTCGGTCGGCGACTACGACCTCGTCAAGGATGTGTTGCGGCAATCCGGCCGGATCGAACTCTGGCAGGTGCAGATTAAGCCTGGCAAGCCGTTAGCCTTTGGTTGGATCGGCCAGACGCCGCTGATCGGCCTGCCGGGCAACCCGGTGGCAGCCTTCGTTGCTTTTACCCAGTTCGTCCGGCCGGCGCTGCTGCTGATGCAGGGATTCCGCAACCTCGACTTGCCGGTCGTTCGGGCGCGTTTGCGCAGCAGCCTCGAGAACAGCGGACGTCGCCACTTTGTGCGCGGGCAACTTCGGTGGGAGGACGGGGAATACGTGGTTGAGCCAGTGCCGATGCAGGGCGCTGGCGTGCTCAGCTCGGTCGCGCAGGCCAACGCGCTGATCGTCCTGCCGGAGTCATGTCGCCTGGCACCGGCGGGCAGCCTCGTCGACGTCCAGGTGCTGGTGCTCAATCCGTTGGAGCAGCCGCCGTTGCCAGGCATGACTAGCCGAGTAACACCATGATGATGCCAGCGAGCATGATGAACGCGCCGACGAGCGCGTTGGGGCTTGGCACTTCGCCGAGGAAGAGCCAGGCGAGCACGATAGCGCCGGTAACTTCTTGGGTGAAGAGCACATTGGCCACGGCGGGATGCACACGGCGCACGCTCGCGTTGTAGAGTGTATGGCCAATGGCGTTCGGCAGCAGGCCAAGCCCAAGCAGGGCAAGCATCACCTGCGGGGTGTAACGGCCGAGCGCGCCGAGCGGCAACGGCGCCCGCAGCGCCGCGGCGAGAGCGAACGGCGCAGTCCAGAGTGCCGCAAGCGCGTAGACACCGACGGCATAGCCGAGGAGTGGCACTCGCTCGCGGGTCTGCCGGCCGAGCAATGAGTAGAAGGCGAAGGCGATCGCAGAGACGATGGCCCATGCGTCGCCGAGAAGCAAGCGCGGCGTGAGGTGAGGCTCGAAGCCCGCGAGCACACCGATGCCAACAATGACGACAACGACACCGACGATCTGCAGCCGGCGGAGTGGCTCGTGCAAGATCACCGCGGAGAGGAGGGCAAGGAAGATTGTCGAGGTGTAGACCAACGGCATGACGTGAGCGACGGGAGCGTAGCGCAGGCCGAGGTTGTAGCCGATAAAGTGGACCGCTAACGTGAGGCCGTAGACCGCGAAGCGCCGCAGCCCCTCCGTCTGCACAGCACGCCACTCGCCACGGAGCAGCATCGGCGGCGTGAGGACCGTCGAGGCGATGACGAGCCGCCAGAACGCGATCTCATAGGCGCTGACCTGGCCGGCGAGCCGCACGAACAGTGCACTCGTCGAGACGCTCAACACCGCCAGCAACGTCAAGCCGACACCAGAGAGCGAGAGCGCTCGCCGCTGGTGCGCTGCCGGAAGAGTCAACGCTGGAGCTTCAGCATCACCACGCTGGTTGTCCACGGTCATCTTGCCTTTCTCTCGGTCATAACGGATACGCTCCGCCTTCATGCTACAATGACGAGCTCATTGCCCGGAAGTCGGCGCAGGCTTCGATATAAGCAAAGGATGCGAACGGGTGGCCCTCAGTATCAGTCAACTGTGGCAGCTTTCGATGACAGCCGAACCGGTTCTGGTACTCGGTATCGAAATTAGCGGCACGGGCCAGCGTGCAGTCGTCGCTGACCAGCGCGGGCAGGTGCATGGGCGAGCTCACGCCCCGAACGGTGTCGCTGACGCACTCAGCGCCCTAACCGTCGCCCAGCACCTGGCTGAGGAGGCATGTCGCCAAGCTGGCCTGAGGCCAGAGCGGCTCGCCGGATGTGGCGTAGCCTTCGGCGGCCCGGTCGACCCGCAGCGTGGCACAACGCTCTGGTCGCACCGGGCCGCTGGTTTTGAGCAGTTCCCCCTGGTGGCCTTGCTCGAGGAGCGCCTTGGCATCCACGCCGTGCTCGACAACGATGCCCGGGCAGCGGCGTTGGGCGAGGCCGCGTTCGGCGCTGGGCGAGGCTGCCAGAACATCGTCTACGTCCATCTCGCCAGCGGGGTCGGCGGCGGGATTATCGTTGATGGCCGGCCGCTCTATGGAACGAGTAGCGCTGCCGGGGAGATTGGCCACATGGTCGTCACGCACGGCGGCCCGCTCTGCTCCTGCGGTAAACCCGGCCATCTGGAAGCCTATGCCTCGGCACCGGCCATCGTGCGCCGTGCTCGTGAGCAACTCGTCGCCCACCCTGATGATCCAGCCGCTGGACTCTTTCGGCGGCGGGTACCAAGCCTGCGCCAGCTGTTCCAGCATGCACCGACCAGCCCCGTCCTGGATGAAGTTGTGCGCGAGACGGTCCAGACGCTCGGCATTGCCCTTGCCAACCTCATCACCGCGCTCAATCCAGAAGTCGTCATCGTCGGCGGGCCAGTAGCCGAGGTCGGCGCCGCGTTCCTTGGCCCACTCCAGGCCCGCGTCCGACAGTACAGCTACCCTGCAGCCCTTGGCAGCGTTCGCGTGACCACGAGCGAACTCGGCAGCGATGCCATCGTGTTGGGGGCTGCGGCACTCGCCTTAGCCCACCAAGCGGCCAGCAGCTAACGTCGCCGCACGCTCGGTTGCCGCGCCATCCTGCATTGGCCAGGACGCTGCTCGTCCTAACGGCAACCTGCCTGGTTGGCGTTCCACCGCCGCTGTGCCCTGCCGGACGACGTGACCCTACCGAGTCGCCATGCTAGCATTGCCCTAACGACGCCGGGCCGCGGGCATCGCCTGGTGGAACATGGTGTCCCGATGCTGCATCACGGACGA
It includes:
- the mdh gene encoding malate dehydrogenase, with the translated sequence MRPKVTIVGAGMVGSTTAQYLAQRNIADIVLIDIVENLPQGKALDLLEAGPVLGYDCLVSGANDYAATANSDVIVITSGSPRKPGMSRDDLLRVNMNIVRSVVEQAAPLSPNAVIIVVTNPLDAMCHVALETSGFPAARVVGQAGVLDAARFRAFVAQELGVSPRDVTACVLGGHGDTMVPLPRYSTVAGIPVTALLPQDRIEAIVERTRDGGGEIVRLLGTSAYYAPGAAVAEMVEAVLLDENRVLACSTYLTGQYGITNLYVGVPVVLGAGGVKRVIELELTEEERAALHRSADAVRTLVEAMRNL
- the aroB gene encoding 3-dehydroquinate synthase, with protein sequence MQLPERVVLVGLSGTGKTVVGQALARQLGYALVDTDALVEARFGCPVAEIFRRYGEPVFRAAEREAVRIAARQRRTVVATGGGVVLDEANWAALRPGSVIVHLRASLPTLLARLRAQSGAQPGRDRPLLQGDPAARLAQLWEARRHFYARADLTVDTDGRTPEELAAEIARAVAERQRRGLVPALSLLGQAGRSDIVIGPGVIGELGTLVSQRWPQARTTFVVSDQQVWPHWGTRVTDALASAGLRVESRAVPAGEASKSWETAGDLLDWLLACRVDRRDVVVAVGGGVVGDLAGFVAAVVLRGIGFAQVPTSLLAMVDASVGGKTAVNHRFGKNLIGAFYQPALVVIDPETLTTLPDAELRAGWAEVVKHAMIECTATGASHPALLAALEAAPLETLRLEPAEMTALIQHNVAIKAAVVQADEREDGLRRILNYGHTFGHAFEAAAYRYRHGEAVALGMRAEVRLAQRLGLADDRLVARQDALLDRLGLPRQFIGDAAAVLARLPYDKKAVHGRLTWVLPTAPGQVTITDQPSAEDVAAIVAAVSQAEVERA
- a CDS encoding DMT family transporter, with amino-acid sequence MKAERIRYDREKGKMTVDNQRGDAEAPALTLPAAHQRRALSLSGVGLTLLAVLSVSTSALFVRLAGQVSAYEIAFWRLVIASTVLTPPMLLRGEWRAVQTEGLRRFAVYGLTLAVHFIGYNLGLRYAPVAHVMPLVYTSTIFLALLSAVILHEPLRRLQIVGVVVVIVGIGVLAGFEPHLTPRLLLGDAWAIVSAIAFAFYSLLGRQTRERVPLLGYAVGVYALAALWTAPFALAAALRAPLPLGALGRYTPQVMLALLGLGLLPNAIGHTLYNASVRRVHPAVANVLFTQEVTGAIVLAWLFLGEVPSPNALVGAFIMLAGIIMVLLG
- a CDS encoding ROK family protein; the encoded protein is MALSISQLWQLSMTAEPVLVLGIEISGTGQRAVVADQRGQVHGRAHAPNGVADALSALTVAQHLAEEACRQAGLRPERLAGCGVAFGGPVDPQRGTTLWSHRAAGFEQFPLVALLEERLGIHAVLDNDARAAALGEAAFGAGRGCQNIVYVHLASGVGGGIIVDGRPLYGTSSAAGEIGHMVVTHGGPLCSCGKPGHLEAYASAPAIVRRAREQLVAHPDDPAAGLFRRRVPSLRQLFQHAPTSPVLDEVVRETVQTLGIALANLITALNPEVVIVGGPVAEVGAAFLGPLQARVRQYSYPAALGSVRVTTSELGSDAIVLGAAALALAHQAASS
- the glp gene encoding gephyrin-like molybdotransferase Glp, which encodes MATLRPSQPVSDEARMLSVDEARARILAAFLPLPPTRLPVSRALGRVLAEPVVAPSPVPPFTNAAMDGYALRAADIAAASRERPVWLTVIGELPAGRPATLPPLEPGQAVRIMTGAVLPPGADTVVRFEDTSEVEQPGAGRTGSTIAVYRPTPQGENVRLAGEDVPAGHMVLPAGTVLLPAQLGLLSALGLTWVSVHRAPRVAILATGDEVVDPGWPLLPGQIRNSNNTMVFGLTQLCGGEPTLLGVARDDPDALRWRLRYADAFDVVLTSGGVSVGDYDLVKDVLRQSGRIELWQVQIKPGKPLAFGWIGQTPLIGLPGNPVAAFVAFTQFVRPALLLMQGFRNLDLPVVRARLRSSLENSGRRHFVRGQLRWEDGEYVVEPVPMQGAGVLSSVAQANALIVLPESCRLAPAGSLVDVQVLVLNPLEQPPLPGMTSRVTP